In Gammaproteobacteria bacterium, one DNA window encodes the following:
- the parC gene encoding DNA topoisomerase IV subunit A has product MTELALFNADATERLPLKIFTEKAYLDYSMYVILDRALPHIGDGLKPVQRRIVYAMSELGLNAVAKHKKSARTVGDVLGKYHPHGDSACYEAMVLMAQPFSYRYPLVDGQGNWGSPDDPKSFAAMRYTEARLSPFAQVLLSELGQGTVDWTPNFDGTLDEPVLLPSRLPNVLLNGATGIAVGMATDIPPHNLGEIAAASIRLLDEPEASVDALCGIVLAPDYPGGAEIITPRDELGKLYQTGNGGVRLRARFERENGDVVIIALPHQVSGSRIMEQIAAQMRDKKLPMIEDLRDESDHENPIRLVLALRSNRVDVDLLMDHLFATTDLEKSYRVNLNMIGLDGRPQVKNLKEILEEWLRYRVATVRRRLEFRLNQVEQRLHILEGLLVAYLNLDEVIRILRTEDKPKPVLIARFQLSDAQAEAILETKLRHLARLEEMKLRGEQDQLRKEQEQLQLLLSSEKRLKTLIRKEIQDDAKRYTDPRRCPLVERRPAQALDETNLTPSEPMVVVLSQKGWVRAAKGREIDASSLSYKSGDGFLAQAQGRSNQSAVFLDSTGRTYTLPVAGLASARGYGEPLTGKLSPPNGAAFLQVLLSNPEDLYLLATDAGYGFICAFDDLLTRNKAGKVVLTVPEGAQILLPLLITGLETDRLAAIGSGGRLLLFPVKDLPRLPKGKGNKIIDLPGQERLIALSFAPPERSLVLTAGKRDMKLKPSDLEGYMGERGRRGKPLPRGFQRVERVVAGE; this is encoded by the coding sequence ATGACTGAACTCGCCCTGTTTAACGCCGACGCCACCGAGCGTTTACCGCTCAAAATATTCACGGAAAAGGCGTACCTGGATTATTCCATGTACGTCATTCTCGACCGGGCGCTGCCGCATATTGGCGACGGATTAAAACCCGTGCAACGGCGCATTGTTTACGCTATGTCTGAACTGGGTTTAAATGCCGTAGCTAAGCACAAAAAATCGGCCCGCACGGTCGGCGACGTGTTGGGAAAATATCATCCGCACGGTGATTCCGCCTGCTACGAAGCGATGGTCTTAATGGCCCAACCCTTCTCCTATCGCTACCCACTGGTCGACGGGCAAGGCAACTGGGGTTCGCCGGACGATCCTAAGTCCTTTGCCGCCATGCGCTATACCGAGGCGCGTCTGTCGCCGTTCGCACAAGTGTTGCTGTCCGAGCTGGGCCAAGGCACCGTGGACTGGACGCCTAACTTTGACGGCACGCTGGATGAACCGGTGCTACTGCCCTCCCGGTTGCCGAATGTGTTGTTAAACGGCGCGACCGGCATCGCTGTCGGCATGGCTACCGATATTCCCCCGCACAATCTCGGCGAAATCGCCGCCGCCAGCATCCGATTGCTTGATGAACCCGAAGCTAGCGTGGATGCGCTCTGTGGAATTGTTCTGGCCCCGGACTATCCCGGTGGCGCGGAGATCATCACGCCCCGCGACGAACTCGGCAAGCTCTACCAGACCGGCAATGGCGGGGTGCGGTTGCGCGCCCGTTTTGAGCGGGAAAACGGCGATGTAGTGATTATCGCTCTGCCGCATCAGGTCTCCGGATCGCGGATCATGGAGCAAATTGCTGCGCAAATGCGCGACAAAAAGCTGCCGATGATTGAGGACTTGCGCGACGAATCCGACCACGAAAACCCGATCCGCCTGGTGCTGGCGCTGCGCTCCAATCGGGTGGACGTGGATTTACTGATGGATCACCTATTCGCCACCACCGATCTGGAGAAAAGTTATCGGGTGAATCTGAACATGATTGGCCTGGATGGCCGGCCCCAAGTCAAGAATCTCAAGGAAATCCTGGAAGAATGGCTGCGCTATCGGGTGGCTACTGTGCGCCGGCGGCTGGAGTTTCGCCTGAATCAGGTCGAGCAGCGTTTGCATATCCTGGAAGGCTTGCTGGTCGCCTATCTCAATCTGGATGAGGTGATTCGCATCCTGCGCACCGAGGACAAACCCAAGCCGGTGCTGATCGCCCGTTTCCAACTCTCTGATGCACAGGCCGAGGCGATTCTGGAAACCAAGCTGCGCCATCTGGCCCGGTTGGAAGAGATGAAACTGCGTGGCGAACAGGATCAGTTGCGCAAGGAGCAGGAGCAGTTGCAACTGCTGCTCAGTTCGGAAAAGCGCTTAAAAACCCTCATTCGCAAGGAGATTCAGGACGACGCTAAGCGCTACACCGATCCGCGCCGTTGTCCGCTGGTGGAGCGGCGACCGGCGCAGGCGCTGGATGAAACCAATTTAACGCCTAGCGAGCCGATGGTGGTGGTGCTGTCGCAGAAAGGCTGGGTGCGCGCCGCCAAGGGCCGCGAAATCGACGCCTCATCGCTCAGCTACAAGTCCGGCGATGGTTTTCTGGCCCAAGCGCAAGGCCGCAGCAATCAGTCCGCCGTATTTCTCGACTCGACTGGTCGAACCTACACCTTGCCGGTGGCGGGACTGGCTTCGGCGCGCGGCTATGGCGAACCCCTGACCGGCAAGCTCAGTCCGCCGAATGGCGCGGCTTTTCTCCAGGTGCTGCTCAGCAATCCCGAAGACCTTTATCTGTTGGCGACCGATGCCGGTTATGGCTTTATCTGCGCCTTTGATGACCTGCTGACCCGCAACAAGGCGGGCAAGGTGGTGTTGACCGTGCCGGAAGGCGCGCAAATTTTGCTGCCATTATTGATTACTGGATTGGAAACTGACCGGTTGGCGGCTATTGGCAGCGGCGGACGGTTGTTGTTGTTCCCGGTCAAAGACTTGCCGCGTTTGCCCAAAGGCAAGGGTAACAAGATTATCGACCTGCCGGGTCAGGAGCGACTGATTGCCCTGAGCTTCGCGCCGCCAGAACGGAGTCTGGTACTGACCGCCGGCAAACGGGATATGAAGCTCAAACCGTCGGATCTCGAAGGGTACATGGGCGAACGAGGCCGGCGAGGCAAACCTCTGCCACGCGGTTTTCAGCGAGTGGAGCGGGTGGTTGCCGGGGAGTGA
- a CDS encoding glycosyltransferase family 2 protein, whose translation MDSQVTPEIRASWQAPAFDIPLWQGQRHPWCVVIPVISEGERIGQLLDRMQALEIANLADILIVDGGSTDGSLNTDVLQTQGVRGLLVKTGPGKLSAQLRCAYAFALDQGYTGIITIDGNNKDDPEAIPCFIEALQSGVDFVQASRYLPGGVGENTPRLREFAIRWLHAPLLSLFSGFHWTDTTQGFRAYRRRLLLDPKVAPFRDIFLTYELLAYLSYRAPKLGYRCIELPTTRRYPATGEVPTKISSFKGNLAVLKILIRTCFGAYNPVS comes from the coding sequence ATGGATTCTCAGGTCACCCCGGAAATCCGCGCCTCCTGGCAAGCGCCCGCCTTCGACATTCCCTTATGGCAAGGTCAACGCCATCCCTGGTGCGTGGTGATTCCCGTTATCAGCGAAGGCGAACGTATCGGTCAACTGCTCGACCGGATGCAAGCGCTGGAAATCGCTAATCTGGCGGATATTCTGATTGTCGATGGCGGCAGCACCGACGGCTCGCTGAACACGGATGTACTCCAAACTCAGGGGGTGCGCGGTCTGTTGGTCAAAACCGGCCCCGGCAAGCTTAGCGCCCAATTGCGTTGCGCCTACGCCTTCGCTCTCGACCAAGGTTACACGGGCATTATCACCATTGATGGCAACAACAAGGACGACCCGGAAGCCATTCCCTGTTTCATCGAAGCTTTGCAGAGTGGCGTGGATTTCGTCCAGGCTTCCCGTTACCTGCCCGGCGGCGTGGGCGAAAATACCCCCCGGCTGCGCGAGTTCGCCATTCGCTGGCTGCATGCGCCATTGTTGAGTCTGTTTTCCGGATTCCACTGGACCGATACCACCCAAGGGTTCCGAGCTTACCGTCGAAGATTACTGCTCGACCCGAAAGTTGCCCCGTTCCGGGACATCTTCTTAACTTACGAACTGCTCGCCTATCTCTCCTACCGTGCGCCAAAGTTAGGTTATCGCTGTATCGAACTGCCGACCACCCGCCGCTATCCGGCTACCGGCGAAGTACCGACCAAGATCAGCAGTTTCAAAGGCAATTTGGCTGTGTTAAAAATCCTCATCCGGACCTGTTTTGGGGCTTATAACCCCGTTTCGTGA
- a CDS encoding transposase: MTRGSILHLDNGRFHKAQKLTIPDHVVLLFQPPYSPDVNPIERVWQSFKDTLGWLNFKNLDQLRKELDEIIRSILPDELASLTGFNFILTAINNKT, from the coding sequence TTGACAAGGGGGAGTATCTTACACCTCGACAATGGTCGTTTTCATAAAGCCCAGAAATTGACGATTCCTGATCATGTCGTTTTGTTATTTCAGCCTCCCTATAGTCCCGATGTGAACCCTATTGAACGTGTTTGGCAATCCTTCAAAGATACGTTGGGATGGTTAAATTTTAAGAATCTGGATCAATTGCGTAAAGAACTCGATGAGATTATCCGATCGATTCTCCCTGATGAACTGGCGTCCTTAACGGGGTTTAATTTTATTCTAACTGCTATAAATAACAAAACATAA
- a CDS encoding transposase, translating to MSGVFIAFLEKALEGRERPLIVITDNASYHTSKEVKAFLETHRKQIRLFFLPPHSPELNPDEQVWNEIKNDHLEKEPIKNRADFRARVYSALEKLKEFQERVKSFFRLPDTQYANPEKAPA from the coding sequence GTGAGTGGGGTTTTCATTGCCTTTTTAGAGAAGGCATTAGAGGGTCGAGAGCGCCCATTAATTGTCATCACGGACAATGCGTCTTATCATACCTCGAAAGAAGTCAAAGCCTTTCTTGAGACGCATCGAAAACAAATCCGCTTGTTCTTTCTTCCCCCCCACTCGCCAGAGTTAAATCCGGATGAACAGGTTTGGAATGAGATCAAAAATGATCATCTGGAAAAGGAGCCAATTAAAAACCGGGCTGATTTCAGAGCGCGCGTTTATTCTGCTTTGGAAAAGCTAAAAGAATTTCAGGAAAGGGTCAAATCATTTTTTAGGCTCCCTGATACTCAATACGCTAATCCTGAAAAAGCTCCAGCATGA
- a CDS encoding IS630 family transposase, which produces MNAEWMFDARKIPDEVMNYIRRIAVRAVEEKHYGPELVADFLGIDRTSIYDWLRNYRYEGEEALDTRKALGATCVMTPDIDRWLKETILNTTPADHGYDTVLWTLEIMVNLLKEYFGLWVSDATVRLHLHQLGLSCQKPCYHALNQDQEEVKKFINEEFKEIQKRAQELGADIAFQDESWVQGHTRSGRTWGLVGHPPEIKVSDDRGGFHILSMVTATGELIFEVTTQK; this is translated from the coding sequence ATGAACGCGGAATGGATGTTTGATGCACGTAAAATACCGGATGAAGTGATGAATTACATCCGGCGTATTGCGGTTCGCGCGGTCGAAGAGAAGCATTATGGTCCGGAGCTTGTTGCTGATTTTTTGGGTATCGACCGAACGAGTATTTATGATTGGCTTCGCAACTATCGTTATGAAGGAGAAGAAGCCCTGGATACCCGGAAAGCGCTCGGCGCCACGTGTGTGATGACTCCGGATATTGATCGATGGTTAAAAGAAACGATACTCAATACGACGCCGGCGGATCATGGCTATGATACGGTTTTATGGACTTTAGAGATCATGGTTAATTTATTGAAAGAGTACTTTGGTTTATGGGTATCGGATGCCACGGTTCGTCTGCATTTACATCAATTAGGACTGAGTTGTCAAAAACCTTGTTATCATGCCTTAAACCAGGATCAGGAGGAAGTTAAAAAGTTTATTAATGAAGAATTTAAAGAGATTCAGAAGCGGGCTCAAGAACTTGGAGCGGATATTGCGTTTCAGGATGAGTCATGGGTTCAAGGCCATACGCGTTCTGGACGGACGTGGGGCTTAGTCGGTCATCCGCCTGAAATTAAAGTGAGTGATGACCGGGGTGGGTTTCACATTTTATCGATGGTTACGGCGACGGGCGAGTTAATATTTGAAGTGACCACTCAAAAATGA
- a CDS encoding transposase, translating into MVGKRKSRPTEKLNVLGGLLHNEIIAPLVYQSYTDTEIFNTWLEKCLIPVLPKNCIIVMDNARFHKSEEMREIIEDHGHQLLFLPPYSPDLNPIENYWALLKGKLRKIVGNFQNLFDALAAVFQTI; encoded by the coding sequence ATTGTTGGTAAAAGGAAAAGCAGACCTACTGAAAAGCTGAACGTGTTAGGTGGACTACTTCACAATGAAATTATTGCGCCACTCGTCTATCAATCTTATACAGATACGGAGATATTCAATACTTGGCTTGAGAAATGCCTAATCCCTGTACTTCCAAAAAATTGCATTATCGTGATGGATAATGCCCGTTTTCACAAATCGGAAGAGATGAGAGAAATTATTGAAGACCATGGCCATCAATTGCTGTTTTTACCTCCTTATTCTCCGGATTTAAATCCTATCGAAAACTACTGGGCACTTCTTAAGGGAAAGTTGAGGAAAATTGTTGGAAATTTTCAAAATCTCTTTGATGCGCTAGCGGCAGTTTTCCAAACTATTTAA
- a CDS encoding phosphoglycerate kinase: MNFKRMTDLDLAGKRVFIRSDLNVPVKSGKVTSDARITASMPTIEFAMKAGAKVMVTSHLGRPTEGQFSEENSLQPVADVMSAKLGKPVRVIRDWVNGGFEVADGEVVLLENCRVNKGEKKNVEETAKKYAALCDIFVMDAFGTAHRAEASTHGVAKFAPVACAGILLTEELDALTKALATPARPMVAIVGGSKVSTKLTVLESLSEKVDQLVVGGGIANTFLEAVGKNVGKSLSEHDLVPTAQTLIEKMKARGANIPIAVDVVCGKKFDAAEPAVQKDAGSVADDDMIFDIGPKSAQELADIIMKAGTVVWNGPVGVFEFDQFGDGTKKVAEAIAATSAFTLAGGGDTIAAIQKYNIYDKVSYISTAGGAFLEFLEGKVLPAVAMLEERAKG; this comes from the coding sequence ATGAATTTCAAGCGCATGACTGATCTTGACCTCGCTGGCAAGCGAGTTTTCATCCGTTCGGACCTGAATGTGCCGGTCAAGAGCGGCAAAGTCACCTCCGACGCCCGCATTACCGCGTCGATGCCGACCATCGAATTTGCGATGAAGGCGGGTGCCAAGGTGATGGTCACGTCCCATCTGGGTCGCCCGACCGAAGGGCAATTCTCGGAAGAAAATTCACTGCAACCGGTCGCTGACGTGATGTCGGCCAAGTTGGGCAAGCCGGTGCGGGTGATTCGCGACTGGGTCAACGGTGGCTTTGAAGTGGCTGACGGCGAAGTGGTGCTGTTGGAAAATTGCCGCGTCAACAAGGGCGAAAAGAAGAATGTCGAGGAGACAGCGAAGAAATATGCCGCGCTGTGCGATATTTTCGTTATGGACGCCTTTGGCACCGCCCACCGCGCCGAGGCTTCCACGCATGGCGTCGCCAAATTTGCCCCGGTGGCCTGCGCTGGCATTCTGTTGACCGAAGAACTGGACGCGCTGACTAAGGCGCTGGCTACGCCGGCCCGCCCAATGGTCGCCATTGTCGGCGGCTCGAAAGTCTCGACCAAGCTGACCGTGCTGGAAAGCCTGTCCGAAAAGGTTGATCAGCTTGTCGTCGGCGGCGGCATCGCCAATACCTTTCTGGAAGCGGTCGGCAAGAATGTCGGCAAATCGCTGTCTGAACACGATCTGGTGCCTACCGCGCAAACGCTGATCGAGAAGATGAAAGCGCGCGGCGCAAACATTCCGATCGCCGTCGATGTAGTTTGCGGGAAGAAGTTTGACGCCGCCGAGCCGGCGGTGCAGAAAGATGCGGGTTCGGTTGCCGATGACGACATGATCTTCGACATCGGTCCCAAGAGCGCCCAGGAACTGGCGGACATCATCATGAAAGCCGGCACTGTGGTGTGGAATGGCCCGGTGGGCGTGTTTGAATTCGATCAGTTCGGCGACGGCACCAAGAAGGTCGCTGAAGCGATTGCGGCAACTTCGGCCTTCACGCTGGCCGGCGGCGGCGACACTATTGCTGCGATTCAAAAGTACAACATCTATGACAAAGTGTCGTACATTTCTACCGCAGGCGGCGCGTTCCTGGAATTCTTGGAAGGCAAGGTATTGCCTGCCGTCGCCATGCTGGAGGAGCGGGCTAAAGGCTGA
- the gap gene encoding type I glyceraldehyde-3-phosphate dehydrogenase: protein MAIKVGINGFGRIGRMVFRAAVKNFSDIEIVGINDLLEPDYLAYMLQYDSVHGRFQGEVSVDGNTLVVNGKKIRLTAVKDPAELKWSEVGADIVVESTGLFLTKETCQKHITAGAKKVIQSAPSKDDTPMFVYGVNDKTYAGQTIISNASCTTNCLAPVAKVLNDTWGIKRGLMTTVHAATATQKTVDGPSNKDWRGGRGILENIIPSSTGAAKAVGVVIPELNKKLTGMAFRVPTSDVSVVDLTVELNKSASYKDICAAMKAASEGAMKGVLGYTEDKVVATDFRGESCTSTFDADAGIALDDTFVKVVAWYDNEWGYSCKVLEMVRVMAK, encoded by the coding sequence ATGGCCATTAAAGTTGGCATCAATGGGTTTGGCCGTATTGGCCGCATGGTGTTTCGTGCTGCCGTCAAGAATTTTTCCGACATCGAAATTGTCGGGATCAACGATCTGCTCGAGCCGGACTACCTGGCTTACATGCTGCAATATGACTCTGTGCATGGCCGCTTTCAGGGCGAGGTCTCCGTCGACGGCAACACGCTGGTCGTCAATGGCAAGAAGATTCGCCTGACCGCCGTCAAGGATCCCGCCGAGCTGAAGTGGAGTGAAGTGGGCGCTGACATCGTGGTCGAGTCCACCGGCCTGTTCCTGACGAAAGAAACCTGCCAGAAGCACATTACGGCGGGTGCCAAGAAAGTCATCCAGAGCGCGCCTAGCAAGGATGACACCCCGATGTTTGTCTACGGCGTTAACGACAAGACCTACGCCGGTCAGACCATCATCTCCAATGCGTCCTGTACCACCAACTGCCTGGCCCCGGTGGCCAAGGTGCTGAATGACACTTGGGGCATCAAGCGCGGCCTGATGACCACTGTTCACGCTGCCACCGCCACCCAGAAGACGGTGGATGGTCCCTCTAACAAGGACTGGCGCGGCGGTCGCGGCATCCTGGAGAACATCATCCCGTCGTCGACCGGTGCCGCTAAGGCTGTGGGCGTGGTCATCCCCGAGCTGAACAAGAAGCTCACTGGCATGGCGTTCCGCGTTCCCACCTCTGACGTTTCCGTGGTCGATCTGACGGTGGAACTGAACAAGTCAGCCAGCTACAAGGACATTTGCGCGGCGATGAAGGCTGCCTCTGAGGGTGCGATGAAGGGCGTATTGGGCTACACCGAGGATAAGGTCGTCGCTACCGACTTCCGTGGCGAGAGCTGCACCTCCACCTTTGACGCTGACGCCGGCATCGCCCTAGACGATACCTTCGTCAAGGTCGTGGCCTGGTATGACAACGAGTGGGGTTATTCCTGCAAGGTGCTGGAAATGGTCCGCGTCATGGCCAAGTAA
- the tkt gene encoding transketolase — protein MPLRSELAARSLVDALSETPIISGPTTANLETLTPSRQELANAIRALSMDAVQRAESGHPGAPMGMADFGAVLWNDFLRHNPANPKWLNRDRLILSNGHGSMLLYSLLHLSGYDLTMDDLRNFRRLGTRTPGHPEYGLTPGVETTTGPLGQGLANGVGMALAERALATRFNRPGFPIVDHYTYVILGDGCLMEGISYEACSLAGTWGLGKLICLYDSNDISIDGPVSGWFSENIVKRFEGFGWHVIPNVDGHDPDAVHWAIKQAHAFTGSPTLIVCKTTIAWGSPNKGGSEKSHGAPLGAAEVAATRENIGWRHAPFEIPDEYYRAFDARAKGADWEGEWNEMFARYRAEYPEAAAELDRRLACGFPPDWEELAWSFIQATQERHEDLATRAASQRALEAFNPHFPSLVGGSADLTESTGIPWIGCRPVDFEHPDGNLIYYGAREFAMNAIMNGLALHGGYVPFGGTFLMFADYGRSAIRMSALMKLRCVFVLTHDSIGVGGDGPTHQPVEHVASLRIIPDLSVWRTCDTTETAVAWKAALDRTNGPTALIFTRQKLPHQDRTPEQVRAIARGGYVLLDCGDDPEAIIIATGSEVQLAMEAAKRLNGQGRRVRVVSMPSVDVFDAQDAAWRESVLPAKVTRRVVVEAGVTAPWYKYAGTQGAVIGIDCFGECGAPEIIFQHFGFTAERVAATVEALF, from the coding sequence ATGCCTTTGCGTAGCGAACTGGCTGCCCGTTCTCTGGTGGATGCCTTGAGTGAGACCCCGATTATCTCCGGCCCCACTACTGCCAATCTGGAAACCCTGACCCCCTCGCGCCAGGAGCTGGCGAACGCCATCCGCGCCTTGAGCATGGACGCGGTGCAACGCGCCGAGTCCGGTCACCCTGGCGCTCCCATGGGCATGGCTGATTTTGGCGCCGTCCTGTGGAATGACTTTCTGCGCCACAATCCCGCCAATCCCAAGTGGTTGAATCGCGATCGGCTGATTCTGTCCAACGGTCACGGCTCGATGTTGTTGTATTCGCTGCTGCATCTGAGCGGCTACGACCTGACCATGGATGACCTGCGCAACTTCCGCCGCTTGGGTACGCGCACCCCCGGTCATCCTGAATACGGTCTGACGCCCGGCGTGGAAACCACCACCGGGCCACTGGGGCAGGGTCTGGCCAATGGCGTCGGTATGGCGCTGGCCGAACGGGCGCTGGCTACGCGCTTCAATCGTCCTGGATTTCCCATCGTCGATCATTACACCTACGTTATCCTCGGTGACGGCTGCCTGATGGAGGGCATTTCCTACGAAGCCTGTTCGTTGGCCGGCACCTGGGGGCTGGGCAAGCTGATTTGTCTGTATGACAGCAATGACATTTCCATCGACGGACCGGTCAGCGGCTGGTTCAGCGAGAATATCGTCAAGCGCTTCGAGGGTTTTGGCTGGCATGTGATCCCGAACGTCGATGGCCACGATCCGGATGCCGTACACTGGGCCATCAAGCAGGCGCACGCCTTCACCGGCAGCCCCACCTTGATCGTGTGCAAGACCACCATTGCCTGGGGATCGCCGAATAAGGGCGGCAGCGAAAAATCGCACGGCGCGCCACTAGGGGCCGCTGAGGTCGCCGCGACCCGTGAGAACATCGGTTGGCGACATGCGCCGTTCGAGATTCCCGACGAGTATTACCGGGCCTTTGACGCTCGCGCCAAGGGTGCTGACTGGGAAGGCGAATGGAATGAAATGTTTGCCCGCTACCGCGCGGAATACCCGGAAGCGGCGGCGGAACTGGATCGGCGCCTGGCCTGCGGCTTTCCCCCCGACTGGGAGGAACTAGCCTGGAGCTTCATTCAAGCTACTCAGGAACGTCACGAGGACCTGGCTACGCGGGCCGCTTCCCAGCGCGCGCTGGAAGCGTTCAATCCCCATTTTCCCAGTCTGGTCGGTGGTTCCGCCGATCTCACCGAGTCGACCGGCATTCCTTGGATCGGCTGTCGCCCGGTGGATTTCGAGCATCCCGACGGCAATCTGATTTACTATGGCGCTCGCGAGTTTGCGATGAACGCCATTATGAACGGGTTGGCGCTGCATGGCGGCTATGTACCGTTCGGCGGCACCTTCCTGATGTTCGCCGATTACGGGCGCAGCGCCATTCGCATGTCGGCATTGATGAAGCTGCGTTGCGTGTTCGTTCTGACCCACGATTCCATCGGTGTCGGCGGCGACGGTCCCACGCATCAACCGGTCGAACATGTCGCCAGCCTGCGCATTATCCCCGATCTGTCGGTATGGCGGACCTGCGACACCACGGAGACGGCGGTCGCCTGGAAAGCGGCGCTGGATCGCACCAATGGCCCCACCGCCCTGATTTTCACCCGGCAAAAGCTGCCGCATCAGGATCGTACGCCGGAGCAGGTGCGGGCCATTGCCCGGGGCGGCTACGTGCTGCTCGATTGCGGCGACGATCCCGAAGCGATCATCATCGCCACCGGTTCCGAAGTGCAATTGGCGATGGAAGCCGCCAAACGGTTAAACGGCCAGGGTCGGCGGGTGCGCGTGGTCTCCATGCCCTCGGTGGATGTGTTCGACGCCCAAGATGCAGCTTGGCGCGAATCAGTGCTGCCCGCGAAAGTGACCCGGCGCGTGGTGGTCGAGGCGGGCGTGACTGCGCCTTGGTACAAATACGCTGGTACGCAGGGCGCGGTTATTGGCATTGACTGTTTCGGCGAGTGCGGTGCGCCGGAAATTATTTTCCAACATTTCGGTTTTACCGCTGAACGGGTTGCAGCTACCGTGGAAGCACTGTTCTAG
- a CDS encoding GGDEF domain-containing protein encodes MSRQIIFGLTARTVVVFSFAAILAMGATIMTGRVFDRLRASQERLTKVEVEELMTSVRLIQQTETLIGLGLMLTHADHHAERRRAVMELNDRQAWITELTGELTSADPDRRLIERAADAQRRLSENIQTLNAVVRDRIDAQHPDKGPVSPDQEEQARRIRQLSMDNRELASQLSVLMSYFSASKRRQLQSQSEQLIQDIQHHQQNLFILTILLLLSTLGAGLYFKYGVVDRVVKLQRAVDQDEVDPTDLTLSGNDEVAQLAYTVKRYVRRIQLQEARMKQINADLAFLAEHDPLTQLANRRHFDVAARQLLQHSRAPLCIAIIDIDHFKRVNDRYGHAVGDLALQHIVRWIQAGLRESDVLARLGGEEFCVAAPMQSIMIACDVFDRIRQRIADEPMPLDHGGSLRLTLSFGLTLIEGLPLPQDADPEQMQHLLNAALRAADEALYTAKHGGRNQVRASSILFNAMKYLSDAPEVMS; translated from the coding sequence TTGAGCAGGCAAATCATTTTCGGACTGACCGCTCGCACTGTCGTCGTTTTCAGCTTTGCAGCGATCTTGGCAATGGGGGCGACGATTATGACGGGCCGCGTCTTCGATCGACTGCGCGCAAGTCAGGAGCGTTTGACCAAGGTCGAGGTTGAAGAGTTGATGACATCGGTGCGCCTGATCCAGCAGACCGAGACGCTGATCGGCCTGGGACTGATGCTGACGCACGCCGATCATCATGCTGAGCGCCGGCGCGCGGTGATGGAACTCAATGACCGCCAGGCATGGATCACCGAGCTAACAGGTGAACTGACGTCCGCCGATCCAGATCGGCGCCTCATCGAACGAGCCGCCGATGCGCAGCGCCGCCTGTCAGAAAACATCCAGACGCTGAATGCGGTGGTGCGTGATCGAATCGATGCGCAACACCCGGACAAGGGACCGGTGTCTCCCGACCAGGAGGAACAGGCTCGCCGTATCCGTCAACTCTCGATGGATAACCGCGAACTAGCGAGCCAGCTCTCGGTATTGATGAGCTATTTCTCGGCATCAAAACGCCGACAACTGCAAAGCCAGAGTGAACAACTTATCCAGGATATTCAACATCATCAGCAAAATCTCTTCATCCTCACCATTCTTTTATTGCTTTCCACGCTCGGCGCTGGTCTGTACTTCAAATACGGGGTAGTGGACCGTGTCGTAAAGTTGCAACGAGCGGTGGATCAAGATGAAGTGGATCCCACTGATCTGACGCTCAGCGGCAATGATGAGGTCGCGCAACTGGCCTACACCGTTAAGCGATACGTGAGGCGCATCCAGTTGCAGGAAGCGCGCATGAAACAGATCAATGCTGATCTGGCCTTTCTGGCTGAGCACGATCCTCTGACGCAACTGGCTAACCGGCGGCATTTCGACGTCGCCGCTCGCCAATTGCTGCAACACAGCCGCGCGCCTTTGTGCATAGCCATTATCGATATCGATCACTTCAAGCGCGTTAACGACCGGTATGGCCATGCTGTCGGCGATTTGGCGCTGCAACATATCGTCCGGTGGATTCAGGCCGGTCTCCGCGAAAGCGATGTGCTGGCCCGCTTGGGAGGCGAGGAGTTTTGCGTGGCGGCGCCAATGCAATCGATCATGATTGCCTGCGATGTGTTCGACCGCATCCGGCAGCGCATCGCAGACGAACCCATGCCGCTCGATCATGGCGGCTCATTGCGTCTCACCCTGAGTTTTGGCCTGACCTTGATCGAAGGATTGCCCTTGCCGCAGGATGCAGACCCGGAGCAAATGCAGCATTTGTTAAACGCCGCCCTGCGTGCCGCCGACGAAGCGCTGTATACCGCCAAACATGGCGGACGTAATCAAGTGCGCGCGTCCAGCATCTTATTCAATGCTATGAAATACTTGAGCGACGCACCAGAGGTGATGTCCTGA